A stretch of Rhizobium sp. TH2 DNA encodes these proteins:
- a CDS encoding 2-oxoglutarate dehydrogenase E1 component has product MAVENANQQFAATSFLDGANAPYIEQLHARYQENPASVTEEWQQFFAALADAPADISKAAKGASWAKKNWPVPLNGELVSALDGDWPTVEKAVTKKLEARAVAEAPAKALDPQEIERAARDSVRAIMMIRAYRMRGHLHANLDPLGIAAPVDDFNELSPENYGFTAADYDRKIFIDNVLGLEYATVREMIDILKRTYCSTIGVEFMHISDPEIKGWIQARIEGPDKGVEFSPEGKKAILQKLIEAEGFESFIDVKYKGTKRFGLDGGESLVPALEQIIKRGGSEGLVEVVLGMAHRGRLNVLTNVMQKPHRAVFHEFKGGSAAPDDVEGSGDVKYHLGASSDREFDGNKVHLSLTANPSHLEIVDPVVMGKARAKQDQIAKEWDDDIIPLRERVKVLPLLLHGDAAFAGQGVIAEILGLSGLRGHRVAGTMHFIINNQIGFTTNPAFSRSSPYPSDVAKMIEAPIFHVNGDDPEAVVYAAKIATEFRMKFYKPVVIDMFCYRRYGHNEGDEPSFTQPKMYKVIRAHKTVSTLYAERLIAEGLMSQGDFEQMKADWRAHLEAEFEAGQNYKPNKADWLDGVWSGMKIADNADEQRRGKTAMPMKMLKEIGKKLSEIPAGFNAHKTIQRFMENRAQMIETGQGIDWAMGEALAFGALCVDGHKIRLSGQDCERGTFSQRHSVLYDQETEQRYIPLANLSPTQARFEVINSMLSEEAVLGFEYGYSLARPNALTLWEAQFGDFANGAQVVFDQFISSGERKWLRMSGLVCLLPHGYEGQGPEHSSARLERFLQLCAEDNMQVAYCTTPANYFHILRRQMKRDFRKPLILMTPKSLLRHKRAVSSLSEMAGESSFHRLLWDDAEVIKDGPIKLQKDAKIRRVVMCSGKVYFDLLEEREKRGIDDIYLLRVEQLYPFPAKALINELSRFRGAEMVWCQEEPKNMGGWAFIDPYLEWVLAHIDAKYQRVRYTGRPAAASPATGLMSKHLQQLAAFLEDALGS; this is encoded by the coding sequence ATGGCAGTTGAGAACGCCAACCAGCAGTTCGCCGCGACATCGTTCCTCGATGGCGCAAATGCCCCGTATATCGAGCAGCTTCACGCCCGCTATCAGGAGAACCCCGCCTCGGTGACCGAGGAGTGGCAGCAGTTCTTCGCGGCACTCGCCGATGCGCCCGCCGATATCAGCAAGGCGGCCAAGGGTGCCTCCTGGGCGAAGAAGAACTGGCCGGTGCCGCTCAACGGCGAACTGGTCAGCGCGCTGGATGGCGACTGGCCGACTGTCGAAAAGGCCGTGACCAAGAAGCTCGAGGCCAGGGCCGTGGCGGAAGCGCCCGCCAAGGCTCTCGACCCGCAGGAGATCGAGCGTGCCGCGCGTGACTCCGTGCGCGCCATCATGATGATCCGCGCCTACCGTATGCGCGGCCACCTGCACGCCAATCTCGATCCGCTCGGCATCGCGGCTCCGGTCGACGACTTCAACGAACTGTCACCGGAGAATTACGGCTTCACCGCCGCCGATTACGACCGCAAGATCTTCATCGACAACGTGCTCGGGTTGGAATACGCGACCGTGCGCGAGATGATCGACATCCTCAAGCGCACCTATTGCTCGACCATCGGTGTCGAGTTCATGCATATCTCCGATCCCGAGATCAAGGGCTGGATCCAGGCGCGCATCGAAGGTCCTGACAAGGGCGTCGAATTCAGCCCCGAGGGCAAGAAGGCGATCCTGCAGAAGCTGATCGAAGCGGAGGGCTTCGAGTCCTTCATCGACGTCAAGTACAAGGGTACCAAGCGCTTCGGCCTCGATGGCGGCGAGTCGCTGGTTCCGGCGCTCGAGCAGATCATCAAGCGCGGTGGTTCCGAAGGCCTCGTGGAGGTCGTGCTCGGCATGGCCCATCGCGGCCGTCTCAACGTGTTGACCAATGTGATGCAGAAGCCGCATCGCGCCGTGTTCCACGAGTTCAAGGGCGGCTCCGCCGCGCCCGACGACGTGGAAGGTTCGGGCGACGTCAAATACCACCTCGGCGCCTCGTCGGACCGCGAGTTCGATGGCAACAAGGTGCATCTGTCGCTGACCGCCAACCCTTCGCATCTCGAAATCGTCGATCCTGTCGTCATGGGCAAGGCACGCGCCAAGCAGGACCAGATCGCCAAGGAATGGGACGACGACATCATTCCGCTGCGCGAACGCGTCAAGGTCCTGCCGCTGCTGCTGCACGGTGATGCGGCCTTCGCCGGTCAGGGCGTGATCGCCGAAATCCTCGGCCTCTCCGGCCTGCGCGGCCATCGCGTCGCCGGCACGATGCATTTCATCATCAACAACCAGATCGGTTTCACCACCAATCCTGCCTTCTCGCGCTCGTCGCCCTACCCGTCCGACGTCGCCAAGATGATCGAGGCGCCGATCTTCCACGTCAACGGCGACGATCCGGAAGCCGTGGTCTATGCGGCCAAGATCGCCACCGAATTCCGGATGAAGTTCTACAAGCCCGTCGTCATCGACATGTTCTGCTATCGCCGCTACGGCCATAACGAAGGCGACGAGCCGAGCTTCACGCAGCCGAAAATGTACAAGGTCATCCGCGCCCACAAGACGGTCTCGACGCTCTATGCCGAGCGGCTGATCGCCGAGGGCCTGATGAGCCAGGGCGATTTCGAGCAGATGAAGGCCGATTGGCGCGCCCATCTCGAGGCTGAATTCGAGGCGGGCCAGAACTACAAGCCCAACAAGGCCGATTGGCTCGATGGCGTGTGGTCCGGCATGAAGATCGCCGACAATGCCGACGAGCAGCGTCGCGGCAAGACCGCGATGCCGATGAAGATGCTCAAGGAGATCGGCAAGAAACTTTCCGAAATCCCCGCAGGCTTCAACGCCCACAAGACCATCCAGCGCTTCATGGAAAACCGGGCGCAAATGATCGAGACCGGCCAGGGCATCGACTGGGCCATGGGCGAAGCGCTGGCTTTCGGCGCGCTCTGCGTCGATGGCCACAAGATCCGCCTTTCCGGGCAGGATTGCGAACGCGGCACCTTCTCGCAGCGCCATTCGGTGCTCTACGACCAGGAGACCGAGCAGCGCTATATCCCGCTCGCCAACCTGTCGCCCACCCAGGCCCGGTTCGAGGTCATCAATTCGATGCTCTCGGAAGAGGCCGTGCTCGGCTTCGAGTATGGCTATTCGCTGGCCCGGCCGAATGCGCTGACGCTGTGGGAAGCCCAGTTCGGCGATTTCGCCAACGGCGCCCAGGTGGTGTTCGACCAGTTCATCTCGTCTGGCGAACGCAAGTGGCTGCGCATGTCCGGCCTCGTCTGCCTGCTGCCGCATGGCTATGAAGGCCAGGGTCCGGAACATTCGTCGGCCCGTCTCGAGCGCTTCCTGCAGCTTTGCGCCGAAGACAATATGCAGGTCGCCTATTGCACGACGCCGGCCAACTATTTCCACATCCTGCGCCGGCAGATGAAGCGCGACTTCCGCAAGCCGTTGATCCTGATGACGCCGAAGTCGCTGCTGCGCCACAAGCGGGCGGTGTCGTCGCTGTCCGAGATGGCTGGCGAATCCTCGTTCCACCGCCTGCTGTGGGACGATGCGGAAGTGATCAAGGACGGCCCGATCAAGCTGCAGAAGGATGCCAAGATCCGCCGCGTCGTGATGTGCTCCGGCAAGGTCTATTTCGATCTTCTCGAAGAACGTGAAAAGCGCGGCATCGACGACATCTACCTGTTGCGCGTCGAACAGCTCTATCCGTTCCCGGCCAAGGCGCTGATCAACGAGCTCAGCCGCTTCCGTGGGGCGGAAATGGTTTGGTGCCAGGAAGAGCCCAAGAACATGGGCGGCTGGGCCTTCATCGATCCATATCTCGAATGGGTGCTGGCGCATATCGATGCCAAGTATCAGCGCGTGCGCTATACGGGCCGGCCAGCCGCCGCCTCGCCGGCGACGGGCCTGATGTCCAAGCACTTGCAGCAGCTCGCCGCCTTCCTCGAAGACGCGCTCGGCAGCTGA
- the lpdA gene encoding dihydrolipoyl dehydrogenase has translation MSYDVVVIGTGPGGYVAAIKAAQLGLKVAVIDKRATPGGTCLNIGCIPSKALLHASEVYAHASHGMESLGVELSGVKLNLEKMLAHKDATVKSNVEGVAFLFKKNKIDWFHGTGKIVSAGKVSVTSENGEAKELETKNIVIATGSDVAGIPGVPVEIDEKVIISSTGALALEKVPETMVVVGGGVIGLELGSVWKRLGAKVTVVEYLDQILGGMDGEVSKQFARMLTKQGIELKLGAKVTNVEKTGKGAKVTFEPVKGGEAQSIEADVVLIATGRKPYTDGLGLDAVGVALDNRGRVEIDGSYRTNVAGIYAIGDVVKGPMLAHKAEDEGVAVAEIIAGQHGHVNYDAIPSVVYTQPEVASVGKTEEELKKAGIAYKVGKFPFTANGRARAMEATEGFVKILADAKTDRMLGAHIVGFGAGEMIHEATVLMEFGGSSEDLGRTTHAHPTMSEAVKEAALATFFKPIHL, from the coding sequence ATGTCTTACGATGTTGTTGTTATCGGAACCGGCCCCGGTGGCTATGTGGCGGCGATCAAGGCGGCACAGCTTGGGTTGAAGGTCGCTGTCATCGACAAGCGGGCGACGCCGGGCGGCACATGCCTCAATATCGGCTGCATTCCCTCCAAGGCGCTGCTGCACGCATCCGAGGTCTATGCCCATGCCAGCCATGGCATGGAGAGCCTCGGCGTTGAGCTTTCCGGCGTGAAGCTCAACCTTGAAAAAATGCTGGCGCACAAGGATGCGACAGTGAAATCCAATGTCGAGGGCGTCGCCTTCCTGTTCAAGAAGAACAAGATCGACTGGTTCCACGGCACCGGCAAGATCGTCTCGGCGGGCAAGGTGTCGGTCACCTCGGAGAACGGCGAGGCCAAGGAACTCGAGACCAAGAATATCGTCATCGCCACCGGCTCGGATGTCGCGGGCATTCCAGGGGTCCCGGTCGAGATCGACGAGAAGGTCATCATCTCGTCCACCGGCGCGCTGGCGCTGGAAAAGGTGCCGGAAACCATGGTCGTGGTCGGCGGCGGTGTCATCGGGTTGGAATTGGGCTCGGTCTGGAAGCGGCTCGGCGCCAAGGTCACGGTCGTCGAATATCTCGACCAGATCCTCGGCGGCATGGATGGCGAGGTCTCCAAGCAGTTCGCCCGCATGCTGACCAAGCAGGGCATCGAGCTCAAGCTCGGCGCCAAGGTGACCAATGTCGAAAAGACCGGCAAGGGCGCCAAGGTGACATTCGAGCCGGTCAAGGGCGGCGAGGCGCAATCGATCGAGGCCGATGTCGTGCTGATCGCCACCGGCCGCAAGCCCTACACCGATGGCCTCGGCCTCGATGCCGTGGGCGTGGCGCTCGACAATCGCGGCCGCGTCGAGATCGACGGCAGCTACCGTACCAATGTCGCCGGCATCTATGCGATCGGCGATGTGGTCAAGGGGCCGATGCTGGCCCACAAGGCCGAGGACGAGGGCGTTGCCGTGGCCGAAATCATCGCCGGCCAGCACGGGCACGTGAATTACGATGCCATCCCCAGCGTCGTCTATACCCAGCCCGAAGTGGCGAGTGTCGGCAAGACCGAGGAAGAATTGAAGAAGGCCGGTATCGCCTACAAAGTGGGAAAATTCCCCTTCACCGCCAATGGCCGCGCGCGCGCCATGGAGGCGACCGAGGGCTTCGTGAAGATCCTGGCCGACGCCAAGACCGACCGGATGCTCGGCGCCCATATCGTCGGCTTCGGCGCCGGCGAGATGATCCACGAGGCAACCGTGCTGATGGAATTCGGCGGCTCGTCGGAGGATCTCGGCCGCACCACGCATGCGCATCCGACGATGTCGGAAGCCGTGAAGGAAGCCGCCTTGGCGACGTTCTTCAAGCCGATCCATTTGTAG
- the odhB gene encoding 2-oxoglutarate dehydrogenase complex dihydrolipoyllysine-residue succinyltransferase, with translation MATEIRVPTLGESVSEATVGTWFKKVGDAVKVDEILCELETDKVTVEVPAPAGGTLSEIVANAGDTVAPGGLLGQIAEGAVADAAPAAKPAEAAPAQAPAKAEPAPAATPAPAAAPVAQSSMPPAPSAAKMMADSGVAQSDVEGSGKRGQILKEDVLAAIAKGPTAPAAVVAAPAAARAASPANDQAREERVKMTRLRQTIARRLKDAQNSAAMLTTYNEVDMSAVMEMRNKYKELFEKKHGVKLGFMGFFTKAVTHALKEIPNVNAEIDGTDIIYKNYAHIGVAVGTDKGLVVPVVRDADHMSIAEIEKDIGRLGKLARDGALSMADMQGGTFTISNGGVYGSLMSSPILNAPQSGILGMHKIQERPVVVAGQIVIRPMMYLALSYDHRIVDGKEAVTFLVRVKESLEDPERLVLDL, from the coding sequence ATGGCTACCGAAATCCGCGTCCCGACACTCGGCGAATCCGTCAGCGAAGCCACGGTTGGCACCTGGTTCAAGAAGGTGGGGGATGCCGTCAAGGTCGATGAAATCCTCTGTGAGCTCGAAACCGACAAGGTGACGGTGGAGGTGCCGGCACCAGCCGGCGGCACGCTCAGTGAGATCGTCGCCAATGCCGGCGATACTGTCGCTCCGGGCGGCCTGCTCGGCCAGATCGCCGAAGGCGCGGTTGCCGATGCGGCGCCCGCCGCCAAGCCAGCAGAAGCTGCCCCAGCCCAGGCGCCGGCGAAGGCCGAGCCGGCACCGGCCGCAACGCCCGCCCCGGCTGCCGCGCCAGTCGCCCAGAGCTCGATGCCACCTGCGCCATCCGCAGCCAAGATGATGGCTGATAGCGGCGTGGCGCAATCCGACGTCGAAGGCTCCGGCAAGCGTGGCCAGATCCTCAAGGAAGATGTGCTTGCAGCGATCGCAAAAGGTCCGACCGCACCTGCCGCCGTTGTTGCAGCTCCAGCCGCCGCTCGCGCTGCTTCGCCGGCTAACGATCAGGCCCGCGAAGAGCGCGTGAAGATGACGCGCTTGCGCCAGACCATCGCGCGGCGCCTCAAGGACGCGCAGAACTCGGCCGCCATGCTGACGACCTATAACGAGGTCGACATGTCCGCCGTGATGGAGATGCGCAACAAGTACAAGGAGCTGTTCGAGAAGAAGCACGGCGTCAAGCTCGGCTTCATGGGCTTCTTCACCAAGGCCGTGACGCACGCGCTGAAGGAAATTCCGAACGTCAATGCGGAAATTGACGGCACCGACATTATCTATAAGAACTACGCCCATATCGGCGTCGCCGTCGGCACCGACAAGGGCCTCGTCGTGCCCGTCGTGCGCGATGCCGACCATATGTCGATTGCCGAAATAGAGAAGGACATCGGCCGCCTCGGCAAGCTCGCCCGCGATGGCGCGCTGTCGATGGCCGACATGCAGGGCGGCACCTTCACCATCTCCAATGGCGGCGTCTACGGTTCGTTGATGTCGTCGCCGATCCTCAATGCGCCGCAATCCGGCATTCTCGGCATGCACAAGATTCAGGAGCGCCCGGTCGTGGTCGCCGGCCAGATCGTGATCCGGCCGATGATGTATCTGGCGCTCAGCTACGATCACCGCATCGTCGATGGCAAGGAAGCGGTGACCTTCCTCGTCCGCGTCAAGGAAAGCCTAGAAGATCCCGAACGGCTGGTTCTGGATCTCTGA
- the mdh gene encoding malate dehydrogenase — protein sequence MARKKIALIGSGMIGGTLAHLAGMKELGDIVLFDIADGIPQGKGLDIAESAPVDGFNANYSGASDYSAIEGADVCIVTAGVPRKPGMSRDDLLGINLKVMEQVGAGIKKYAPGAFVICITNPLDAMVWALQKFSGLPKNMVVGMAGVLDSARFRYFLAQEFNVSVEDVTGFVLGGHGDTMVPLARYSTVGGIPLPDLVKMGWCSKERLEEIIQRTRDGGAEIVGLLKTGSAYYAPAASAIMMAESFLKDKKRVVPCAAYLSGQYGVKDMYVGVPTVIGQGGIERIIEIDLNGPEKAAFDKSVAAVAGLCEACINIAPALK from the coding sequence ATGGCGCGTAAGAAAATCGCTCTCATCGGCTCCGGCATGATTGGCGGCACGCTTGCTCATCTCGCCGGCATGAAAGAGCTGGGCGATATCGTACTTTTCGACATTGCTGACGGCATTCCGCAGGGCAAGGGCCTCGATATCGCGGAATCCGCGCCGGTCGATGGCTTCAATGCCAATTATTCCGGCGCGAGCGACTACTCGGCCATTGAAGGTGCGGATGTCTGCATCGTCACCGCCGGCGTACCGCGCAAGCCGGGCATGAGCCGCGACGATCTTCTCGGCATCAACCTCAAGGTCATGGAACAGGTTGGCGCCGGCATCAAGAAATATGCCCCGGGCGCTTTCGTCATCTGCATCACCAATCCGCTCGACGCCATGGTCTGGGCGCTGCAGAAGTTTTCGGGCCTGCCGAAGAACATGGTGGTCGGCATGGCCGGCGTGCTCGACTCGGCCCGCTTCCGCTATTTCCTGGCCCAGGAATTCAACGTTTCGGTCGAGGATGTCACCGGTTTCGTGCTCGGCGGCCATGGCGATACGATGGTGCCGCTCGCCCGCTACTCGACCGTCGGCGGCATTCCGCTGCCCGACCTCGTGAAGATGGGCTGGTGCTCGAAGGAGCGGCTCGAAGAGATCATCCAGCGCACACGTGATGGCGGCGCCGAGATCGTCGGTCTGCTCAAGACCGGCTCGGCCTATTATGCCCCTGCCGCGTCGGCGATCATGATGGCGGAGTCCTTCCTCAAGGACAAGAAGCGTGTCGTCCCCTGCGCGGCCTACCTCAGCGGCCAGTATGGCGTGAAGGACATGTATGTCGGCGTGCCGACCGTCATCGGCCAGGGCGGCATCGAGCGCATCATCGAGATCGATCTCAACGGACCCGAAAAGGCTGCCTTCGACAAATCGGTCGCAGCTGTCGCCGGTCTTTGCGAAGCCTGCATCAACATCGCTCCCGCCCTGAAGTAA
- a CDS encoding SDR family oxidoreductase — MQAMSGKVLLVTGGSRGIGASICQKAAAAGWRVMINYVTNANAARTLADEIRTNGGAAEIVHGDAGTEEGIAAIFSAVDEKFGRLDGFVNNAGVVDHYSEVADYSWARLERMFAINSIGAIFAAGAAVKRMSTARGGQGGVIINISSMAAVIGSPGQYVDYAASKGAIDAFTVGLSKEVAMQGIRVNGIRPGIIDTDIHASGGIPDRASQLAHLIPVQRPGHPDEIADAVLFLLSEQATYITGAILNVSGGR; from the coding sequence ATGCAAGCCATGAGCGGCAAGGTTCTCCTGGTCACCGGTGGCAGCCGGGGCATTGGCGCCAGCATCTGCCAGAAGGCCGCCGCCGCCGGCTGGCGGGTGATGATCAACTACGTCACCAACGCCAATGCCGCGCGCACGCTTGCCGACGAAATCCGCACGAATGGCGGCGCTGCAGAGATCGTCCATGGCGATGCCGGGACGGAAGAGGGCATCGCCGCGATCTTTTCAGCCGTCGATGAGAAATTCGGCCGCCTCGATGGTTTCGTCAACAATGCGGGCGTCGTGGACCATTACTCCGAGGTCGCGGATTATTCCTGGGCAAGGCTCGAGCGGATGTTCGCGATCAACAGCATCGGCGCGATCTTTGCCGCCGGCGCCGCCGTCAAGCGCATGTCCACGGCACGCGGCGGCCAGGGCGGTGTCATCATCAACATCTCGTCCATGGCCGCCGTCATCGGCTCGCCGGGGCAATATGTCGATTATGCCGCCTCCAAAGGCGCGATCGACGCGTTCACCGTCGGGCTTTCGAAGGAAGTCGCCATGCAGGGCATCCGCGTCAATGGGATCCGGCCCGGCATCATCGACACCGACATCCATGCCTCCGGCGGCATTCCGGATCGTGCAAGCCAGCTAGCCCACCTGATACCCGTCCAGCGCCCCGGTCATCCCGATGAGATTGCCGATGCTGTGCTGTTTCTGCTTTCCGAACAGGCCACCTATATTACCGGGGCCATCTTGAATGTGAGCGGCGGCCGCTGA
- a CDS encoding MAPEG family protein, translating into MAAGFLTFPVLAALSVVLLMFHVILQSSLAYRDVGREWNAGPRDATPAPLGELAGRAARASANFRETYPGFVVLVLALAVGGDSSGIGFAGTLVWFVARIVYIPLYLGGVPYIRSYVWLVGASGLAMMLFGVLYSAYST; encoded by the coding sequence ATGGCGGCAGGCTTCCTGACATTCCCGGTGCTTGCCGCACTCAGCGTCGTGCTGCTGATGTTCCATGTCATCTTGCAGTCGAGTCTCGCCTATCGTGACGTTGGGCGCGAGTGGAATGCGGGTCCGAGGGATGCCACGCCTGCACCACTTGGCGAACTGGCCGGACGGGCAGCACGCGCTTCGGCAAATTTTCGCGAGACCTATCCGGGTTTCGTGGTTCTGGTCCTGGCGCTCGCGGTTGGTGGAGACAGCAGCGGCATCGGATTTGCCGGCACGCTGGTGTGGTTCGTCGCGCGGATCGTCTATATCCCGCTCTATCTCGGCGGGGTGCCCTATATCCGTTCGTACGTCTGGTTGGTCGGCGCCAGCGGTCTGGCCATGATGCTCTTTGGCGTGCTTTATTCGGCCTATTCAACCTGA
- a CDS encoding YciI family protein, producing MGYFLLKLVSPRPTFPFDITEAEGVAMTAHAEYWQRRAAEKLGVAVGPVFDPKGPWGMAIVETENETEAEALGAADPVIRASLGFQYEVMPMPSLILREPTD from the coding sequence ATGGGCTATTTCCTTCTCAAACTGGTGAGCCCGAGGCCGACCTTCCCCTTCGACATCACCGAGGCGGAAGGGGTGGCGATGACGGCGCATGCGGAATACTGGCAGCGACGGGCGGCTGAAAAGCTGGGGGTCGCCGTCGGACCGGTCTTCGATCCCAAGGGCCCCTGGGGCATGGCGATCGTCGAGACCGAGAACGAAACAGAGGCTGAAGCGCTCGGTGCCGCCGATCCGGTGATCAGGGCGTCGCTCGGCTTCCAGTATGAAGTGATGCCCATGCCCTCGCTGATACTACGCGAACCAACCGACTGA
- the sucD gene encoding succinate--CoA ligase subunit alpha, whose amino-acid sequence MSILINKDTKILVQGLTGNTGTFHTEQALAYHGTKMVGGTHPKKGGETWEGKNGEKLPIFASVAEGKAKTGANASVIYVPPAGAAGAIIEAIEAEIPLIVCITEGIPVADMIKVKARLAKSKSRLIGPNCPGVMTPDECKIGIMPGNIFKKGSVGVLSRSGTLTYEAVFQTTNEGLGQTTAVGIGGDPVKGTEFIDILEMFLADEATKSIIMIGEIGGSAEEDAAQFIKDEARKGRAKPMVGFIAGRTAPPGRTMGHAGAVISGGKGGAEDKIAAMESAGIRVSPSPARLGKTLVEVLKG is encoded by the coding sequence ATGTCCATTCTGATCAACAAAGACACCAAAATTCTGGTTCAGGGCCTGACCGGCAATACCGGCACGTTCCATACCGAACAGGCGCTCGCCTATCACGGCACCAAGATGGTCGGCGGCACGCATCCCAAGAAGGGCGGCGAGACCTGGGAAGGCAAGAACGGGGAGAAATTGCCGATCTTCGCTTCCGTGGCCGAGGGCAAGGCAAAGACCGGCGCCAACGCGTCGGTGATCTACGTTCCGCCGGCGGGCGCCGCGGGCGCCATCATCGAGGCGATCGAAGCCGAGATCCCGCTGATCGTCTGCATCACCGAAGGCATTCCTGTCGCCGATATGATCAAGGTCAAGGCCCGACTCGCCAAGTCGAAGTCGCGCCTTATCGGACCGAACTGCCCCGGCGTCATGACGCCCGACGAATGCAAGATCGGTATCATGCCGGGCAATATCTTCAAGAAGGGCTCGGTGGGGGTTCTCTCACGCTCGGGAACGCTGACATATGAAGCGGTGTTCCAGACCACCAACGAAGGCCTTGGCCAGACAACGGCCGTCGGCATCGGCGGCGACCCGGTCAAGGGTACCGAATTCATCGATATCCTCGAAATGTTCCTCGCCGACGAAGCCACCAAGTCGATCATCATGATCGGCGAGATCGGCGGTTCGGCCGAGGAAGACGCCGCGCAGTTCATCAAGGACGAAGCCAGGAAGGGCCGGGCCAAGCCGATGGTCGGTTTCATCGCCGGCCGCACCGCACCTCCGGGCCGCACGATGGGCCATGCCGGTGCCGTGATTTCCGGCGGCAAGGGTGGCGCGGAAGACAAGATCGCGGCCATGGAATCGGCCGGAATCCGGGTCTCGCCCTCGCCGGCGCGCCTCGGAAAAACCTTGGTCGAAGTGCTCAAGGGTTGA
- the sucC gene encoding ADP-forming succinate--CoA ligase subunit beta — translation MNIHEYQGKALLKSYGAPVAEGVAIFSADEAAAAVKKLPGPLYVVKSQIHAGGRGKGKFKELGPDAKGGVRLAKSVDEVVANAKEMLGHTLVTKQTGPSGKQVNRLYIEDGADIDRELYLSILVDRAVGRVAFVVSTEGGMDIEAVAHDTPEKIINVDIDPVKGVTTENLGELTSALKLEGEAKADAEKLFPILYKAFTEKDMSLLEVNPLIVMKNGRMRVLDAKVSFDNNASFRHPELAEYRDLTEEDAKEIEASKYDLAYVALDGNIGCMVNGAGLAMATMDIIKLYGAEPANFLDVGGGASKEKVTAAFKIITADPAVKGILVNIFGGIMKCDVIAEGVIAAVKEVGLQVPLVVRLEGTNVELGKKIINESGLNVISADDLDDAAQKIVKAVKG, via the coding sequence ATGAACATTCATGAATACCAGGGCAAGGCATTGCTCAAGAGCTACGGCGCGCCGGTTGCCGAAGGCGTGGCGATCTTCTCCGCCGACGAAGCGGCGGCTGCTGTCAAGAAGCTTCCCGGCCCGCTTTATGTGGTCAAGAGCCAGATCCATGCCGGCGGCCGTGGCAAGGGCAAGTTCAAGGAACTCGGGCCCGACGCCAAGGGCGGTGTTCGTCTCGCCAAGTCGGTCGATGAAGTCGTGGCGAATGCCAAGGAAATGCTTGGCCACACGCTGGTCACCAAGCAGACTGGTCCATCAGGCAAGCAGGTCAACCGTCTTTATATCGAGGATGGCGCCGATATCGATCGCGAACTCTACCTCTCGATCCTCGTCGACCGCGCCGTCGGCCGCGTCGCCTTTGTGGTTTCCACCGAAGGCGGCATGGATATCGAAGCGGTCGCGCATGACACGCCGGAAAAGATCATCAATGTCGACATCGATCCAGTGAAGGGCGTCACGACTGAAAATCTCGGCGAACTGACTTCGGCGCTGAAGCTCGAAGGCGAAGCCAAGGCCGATGCCGAAAAGCTGTTCCCGATCCTCTACAAGGCCTTCACCGAGAAAGACATGAGCCTGCTCGAGGTCAATCCGCTGATCGTGATGAAGAACGGCCGCATGCGGGTGCTGGATGCCAAGGTGTCGTTCGACAACAATGCCTCGTTCCGCCATCCGGAACTTGCCGAGTATCGCGACCTCACCGAAGAGGACGCCAAGGAAATCGAGGCGTCTAAGTATGACCTCGCCTATGTCGCGCTCGACGGCAATATCGGCTGCATGGTCAATGGCGCCGGCCTTGCCATGGCGACCATGGACATCATCAAGCTCTACGGCGCCGAGCCGGCGAACTTCCTCGATGTCGGCGGCGGCGCTTCCAAGGAGAAGGTGACTGCCGCCTTCAAGATCATCACCGCCGATCCGGCCGTGAAGGGCATCCTGGTCAACATCTTCGGCGGCATCATGAAGTGCGATGTCATCGCCGAGGGCGTGATCGCGGCGGTCAAGGAAGTTGGCCTCCAGGTTCCGCTCGTCGTGCGCCTCGAAGGCACCAATGTCGAACTGGGCAAGAAGATCATCAACGAGAGTGGCCTCAACGTCATTTCGGCCGACGACCTCGACGATGCCGCCCAGAAGATCGTCAAGGCGGTTAAGGGCTGA